The following are encoded in a window of Aneurinibacillus migulanus genomic DNA:
- a CDS encoding FecCD family ABC transporter permease: MRLRASLPVIILCVSPLIIIFTILLSILYGAKNIDADTVWEAIFFFDPSNVNHQIIMHSRLPRAIGALLIGAFLAISGALMQGMTRNYLASPSIMGVSDGSAFAITFCMIFIPNASSLDMIVYSLIGSAFGVGVTFGLASLLPNGMSPVRMAIIGVIIGTFLSSVSAALASYFQVSQSVSFWYNARLHQINPDMITLAIPFAIAGIAMALFISRSITVLSLGEEMSISLGQRTLLVKLIATASVVILTGISVALVGKIGFVGLIIPHITRFLVGIDYRRVIPYAGILGGIFLSLSDILSRFLNYPFETPIGVVTSLFGVPFFLYLIRKRGGKKHA, translated from the coding sequence ATGCGACTAAGAGCTTCTTTGCCGGTTATTATTTTATGTGTTTCACCGCTTATCATTATATTCACGATTCTGCTGTCTATTCTTTACGGAGCAAAAAACATAGATGCGGACACGGTTTGGGAAGCGATTTTCTTTTTCGACCCAAGTAATGTCAATCATCAAATTATAATGCATTCCCGTTTGCCGAGGGCAATCGGAGCGCTTTTAATCGGTGCATTTCTGGCTATATCTGGAGCTCTGATGCAGGGGATGACAAGAAATTATCTTGCATCCCCTTCTATTATGGGGGTTTCTGATGGATCGGCTTTTGCCATTACGTTCTGTATGATTTTTATACCGAACGCCTCTTCTTTAGATATGATAGTGTATTCGCTTATCGGTTCGGCGTTTGGTGTAGGTGTTACGTTTGGGCTGGCCTCGCTTTTACCGAACGGAATGTCCCCGGTACGAATGGCGATTATCGGAGTTATTATTGGAACGTTTTTGAGCAGCGTTTCAGCGGCGCTGGCCTCGTATTTTCAGGTCTCACAAAGTGTTAGCTTTTGGTATAACGCCCGCCTGCATCAAATAAATCCAGATATGATAACACTTGCGATTCCTTTTGCGATAGCTGGCATTGCCATGGCGCTTTTCATTTCCCGCTCGATTACGGTTCTGTCGTTAGGTGAGGAGATGTCTATTAGCCTTGGGCAGAGAACATTGCTTGTAAAATTGATTGCTACTGCTTCCGTTGTCATTCTCACTGGTATTTCCGTTGCTTTGGTCGGAAAAATCGGATTTGTAGGTCTCATTATTCCTCATATCACTCGATTTTTAGTCGGTATTGATTACAGGCGAGTTATACCGTACGCAGGCATTCTTGGTGGAATTTTTCTGTCGTTATCCGACATATTGAGCCGGTTCCTGAACTATCCTTTTGAAACGCCGATCGGGGTGGTTACTTCTCTGTTTGGTGTTCCTTTCTTCCTCTATTTAATTCGAAAGAGGGGAGGGAAAAAGCATGCATAA
- a CDS encoding helix-turn-helix domain-containing protein has protein sequence MQIGKKIKNLRLKKGLTQEELGERTDLTKGYISQLERDLSSPALETFFSILEVLGCTPKEFFDEEEREQKVVYGEDDQTGYVDEDRGYHIQWLVPESNEKEMEPIRLTLQATGEFKQFEPSLSETFAYVLSGRIIVRLGRRTYYAEAGEAIYFHASDEHQIINDFDGPSELLLVATESYL, from the coding sequence ATGCAAATCGGAAAAAAGATTAAAAATTTACGTTTGAAAAAAGGGTTAACGCAAGAAGAACTTGGTGAGCGTACAGATTTAACGAAAGGGTATATATCACAGCTCGAACGTGACTTAAGCTCTCCTGCACTCGAAACGTTTTTCAGCATTCTGGAGGTACTCGGCTGCACTCCCAAGGAATTCTTCGATGAAGAAGAACGGGAGCAGAAGGTCGTATACGGGGAAGATGACCAGACTGGCTACGTCGACGAGGATCGCGGCTATCATATTCAATGGCTCGTTCCAGAATCGAACGAGAAAGAAATGGAGCCGATCAGGCTAACTCTTCAGGCAACCGGCGAATTCAAGCAATTTGAGCCCTCTCTTTCCGAAACGTTCGCCTATGTATTGAGTGGGCGTATTATTGTCCGACTGGGCAGACGAACGTATTATGCAGAAGCCGGCGAAGCTATCTATTTCCATGCATCGGATGAACATCAAATTATTAACGACTTCGATGGACCATCAGAGCTGCTCCTGGTCGCTACCGAGTCTTATTTATAA
- a CDS encoding 2-isopropylmalate synthase translates to MRKIHVFDTTLRDGEQSPGVHLTTDEKVKIALQLEKLGVDRIEAGFPASSPGEIVSVKEVSRVVKNASIAALSRANQKDIEAARDALKGAATPCLHIVLATSPIHRKYKLNMTKEQVLEAAESSIRYGKKYFNEIEFSCEDASRTEIEFLYEIVRTAIKAGATVVNLPDTVGYASPETFGHMFKQIKENVPGIEKILLSTHCHNDLGMATANTLAAIYNGVDQIEGTINGIGERAGNTAIEEVALALETRSDVYQAKTSLVLNEIYATSRMVSKMTGMMVQRNKAIVGDHAFSHESGIHQDGMLKEPTTYEIIRPETIGIASSTLVLGKHSGRHALKEKIKSMGFDLSKDEITAVFHEFKNLVDKKKYVVDEDIRALVDQQMVHDTEGFSLTDISIVYPNQQAEVSVTLEDRTSNVYEATVQGNGAIDALFQAIDQAIDTTFSLEDYTIRSNTAGKDALGEVYVVLEKDGREVQGRGIDTDIIKASAQAYIKAINRYYENREKQQVGSSDYSFTI, encoded by the coding sequence ATGAGAAAAATCCATGTGTTTGATACGACACTAAGAGACGGAGAACAGTCTCCTGGTGTCCATCTCACAACGGATGAAAAGGTGAAAATCGCCTTGCAGCTGGAGAAGTTGGGAGTGGACCGAATTGAAGCAGGTTTTCCGGCTTCATCACCGGGAGAGATTGTCAGTGTGAAAGAGGTTTCCAGAGTAGTAAAAAATGCAAGCATTGCCGCTTTGTCGAGGGCGAATCAAAAGGATATTGAAGCTGCAAGAGACGCGTTAAAAGGTGCTGCAACACCTTGCCTACACATCGTTCTTGCAACTTCACCCATACATCGTAAATATAAACTAAATATGACCAAGGAGCAAGTTTTAGAGGCGGCAGAATCATCGATTCGCTATGGAAAAAAATATTTTAACGAGATCGAGTTTTCATGCGAGGACGCTAGCCGGACCGAAATCGAGTTTCTTTATGAAATCGTTCGTACGGCGATTAAAGCGGGAGCAACCGTCGTTAATCTCCCGGATACAGTCGGATATGCGTCTCCTGAAACGTTCGGCCATATGTTTAAGCAAATAAAAGAAAACGTTCCTGGAATTGAAAAAATCTTATTAAGCACCCATTGCCATAACGATCTTGGGATGGCGACGGCTAATACATTGGCGGCAATTTATAACGGTGTTGACCAAATCGAAGGCACCATTAATGGCATCGGTGAGAGAGCGGGAAATACCGCGATTGAGGAAGTGGCATTGGCCCTTGAAACAAGAAGTGATGTATATCAAGCAAAAACCTCTCTCGTGTTAAACGAAATATATGCAACAAGCCGCATGGTAAGCAAGATGACCGGAATGATGGTACAGCGCAATAAAGCCATTGTCGGGGACCATGCCTTCTCTCACGAATCCGGCATTCATCAAGACGGGATGCTGAAGGAACCAACCACGTATGAAATCATTCGTCCGGAGACTATCGGCATTGCCAGCAGTACGCTTGTATTAGGCAAGCACTCGGGACGCCATGCACTGAAGGAAAAGATTAAAAGCATGGGCTTTGATTTATCGAAGGATGAAATCACTGCTGTTTTCCATGAATTTAAAAATTTAGTTGATAAGAAGAAATACGTTGTAGATGAAGACATACGTGCATTGGTCGATCAGCAAATGGTCCATGATACCGAGGGCTTTTCGTTGACGGATATCTCAATTGTTTATCCGAATCAACAGGCTGAAGTGTCTGTTACTTTGGAAGATAGGACTTCTAACGTATATGAAGCTACAGTTCAGGGGAACGGAGCGATTGATGCGTTGTTCCAGGCGATTGATCAGGCGATCGATACAACATTTTCGTTGGAGGACTACACAATCCGTTCAAATACCGCAGGCAAAGATGCACTAGGAGAAGTTTATGTTGTGCTGGAGAAGGATGGAAGAGAAGTGCAGGGAAGAGGCATTGATACAGATATTATAAAAGCGAGTGCACAGGCATATATTAAAGCTATCAATCGCTACTACGAGAATCGAGAGAAGCAGCAGGTCGGTAGCAGCGACTATTCATTCACCATCTAG
- a CDS encoding ABC transporter ATP-binding protein: MAEHTIIRFEQVTKQYDDDPAVLDNVSFEIERGKFYTLLGPSGCGKTTILRLIAGFMEPSEGKIYFNGNVINNVPANERQVNTVFQDYALFPHLNVFENVAFGLRIKKMKNAAITEKVKEALRFVNLDGYETREIREMSGGQRQRVAIARAIVNEPEVILLDEPLSALDLKLRTEMQYELRELQRSLGITFIFVTHDQEEALAMSDEIFVLNKGKIQQSGTPTDIYDEPINRFVADFIGESNIIPGKMIRDFLVEFDGKQFECVDQGFNPNESIEIVIRPEDLEITGREQGKLQVRVDSQLFRGVHYEICCYDAEGNEWLVHSTKKATVGDEIGLYFDPEAIHVMRFGETEEEFDKRLEAYDEGSHGQ, translated from the coding sequence ATGGCAGAACATACGATTATTCGCTTTGAACAGGTTACAAAACAATACGATGATGATCCGGCCGTATTGGATAATGTTAGCTTTGAAATTGAACGCGGGAAATTCTATACCTTGCTCGGTCCTTCGGGTTGCGGTAAAACGACGATTCTTCGTCTGATTGCTGGCTTTATGGAGCCATCCGAAGGGAAAATTTATTTTAACGGAAACGTGATTAATAACGTGCCTGCCAATGAACGTCAGGTGAATACCGTATTTCAAGATTATGCGCTGTTTCCTCATTTAAATGTATTTGAGAATGTGGCGTTCGGCTTGCGCATTAAAAAGATGAAGAATGCCGCCATTACCGAGAAGGTAAAGGAAGCCCTTCGTTTCGTTAACTTGGATGGTTACGAAACAAGGGAAATCAGGGAGATGTCCGGCGGGCAACGCCAGCGTGTAGCCATTGCACGGGCGATCGTTAACGAGCCGGAGGTTATCCTTCTGGATGAACCGTTATCTGCCCTCGATTTGAAGCTTCGGACGGAAATGCAGTATGAATTGCGTGAGCTACAGCGCAGTCTTGGCATTACGTTCATTTTCGTTACGCATGATCAGGAAGAGGCACTAGCTATGTCAGATGAGATTTTTGTCTTGAATAAAGGGAAGATCCAGCAGAGTGGAACCCCGACAGACATCTATGATGAACCGATTAATCGTTTTGTCGCAGATTTCATTGGAGAATCTAACATTATTCCAGGCAAGATGATTAGAGACTTCCTAGTAGAGTTCGATGGCAAGCAGTTTGAATGCGTGGATCAGGGCTTTAATCCAAACGAGTCGATCGAGATCGTGATTCGTCCCGAAGATTTGGAGATTACCGGACGTGAGCAAGGAAAACTTCAGGTGCGTGTCGATTCCCAGCTTTTCCGTGGTGTTCACTATGAGATTTGCTGCTATGATGCGGAAGGAAACGAATGGCTTGTTCATTCAACGAAAAAGGCTACAGTGGGTGATGAGATAGGCCTTTATTTTGATCCGGAAGCCATCCATGTTATGCGTTTTGGAGAAACGGAAGAAGAATTCGATAAGCGTCTTGAAGCGTATGATGAGGGCAGCCATGGACAATAA
- a CDS encoding FecCD family ABC transporter permease: MHKDSARRYWTVLLASCGTILAVAYISLTNGIFDMTVADVMRTLLRIHPVPEHDLVIFDFRLPRIVIAALVGLGLGVAGAAIQGITRNGLADPGILGINAGAGAAIVIFMFFFEGQISGTGWLSVMARPLFGLAGGLGAALLIYIFAWRGGKLDPQRLILAGIAIGSGFGALSLYLSLKMNAQDFEMATVWLTGSIWNANWDYIVSMLPWLLIFVPVIMRKSTILDLFQLEENSVKGLGVATEKERSILLLSSIGIVSACVAVSGSIGFVGLIAPHIARRLVGIHHYRVVPLSGTIGMLLVIVSDFIAKTVFAPAELQVGIVISIIGVPYFVYLLFKARA; this comes from the coding sequence ATGCATAAGGACTCGGCAAGAAGGTATTGGACGGTTTTGCTCGCAAGTTGCGGAACCATTCTGGCTGTAGCGTATATCAGTTTGACGAATGGTATATTTGATATGACGGTTGCCGATGTAATGAGGACCCTTCTCCGAATTCATCCGGTTCCGGAGCATGATTTAGTTATCTTTGACTTTCGCCTGCCGCGGATTGTCATTGCTGCTCTAGTTGGCTTGGGGCTTGGTGTGGCAGGAGCCGCCATTCAAGGGATAACGAGGAATGGACTGGCCGATCCGGGTATTTTGGGAATCAATGCGGGAGCAGGAGCTGCTATTGTCATTTTTATGTTTTTCTTTGAAGGACAAATAAGTGGTACAGGATGGTTATCCGTCATGGCGAGACCGCTGTTTGGTCTAGCTGGCGGCCTGGGAGCGGCACTTCTTATCTATATTTTTGCGTGGAGAGGAGGGAAGCTGGACCCCCAGCGTCTCATATTAGCAGGGATTGCTATCGGTTCCGGGTTTGGAGCCTTATCTTTGTATCTGTCATTAAAAATGAATGCGCAGGATTTTGAGATGGCAACGGTATGGCTGACGGGAAGCATCTGGAATGCGAACTGGGATTATATCGTGTCTATGCTGCCGTGGCTTTTGATTTTCGTTCCGGTTATTATGAGAAAATCCACTATTCTTGATTTGTTTCAATTGGAGGAGAATAGTGTGAAGGGCCTTGGAGTTGCTACGGAAAAAGAAAGAAGCATATTGCTACTAAGCAGCATCGGAATCGTGAGCGCATGTGTTGCTGTTTCGGGAAGCATCGGGTTTGTCGGTCTGATTGCTCCCCATATCGCCAGGCGTCTGGTCGGTATCCATCATTATCGGGTCGTTCCCCTCTCCGGAACAATCGGCATGTTGCTGGTCATTGTCTCCGACTTTATTGCCAAAACTGTTTTTGCTCCGGCAGAACTGCAGGTAGGAATCGTTATTTCAATCATCGGGGTTCCTTATTTCGTATACTTGCTGTTTAAAGCGAGAGCATAG
- a CDS encoding ABC transporter permease: protein MDNKTRNIYLIPYVLWIVLFVIAPVLLILYYSFFNVEGQFTFENYEKFFTPVYLKMTVSSFWYAFLITAFSLLIAYPTAYLLTRTKHKQLWLLLIILPSWINLLLKAYAFLGIFGTYGPANALLEVFGIGTQQILFTDFSFVFVSVYIFIPFMILPIFNSLEELNPSFIDAARDLGASAWTTFRRVIFPLTLDGVKSGCQAVFIPALSLFMITRLIAGNRVITLGTAIEQHFLVTQDWGMGSTIAVFLIIAMAIIMILTGNRK, encoded by the coding sequence ATGGACAATAAAACACGTAATATTTATCTCATTCCGTACGTTTTATGGATTGTTCTGTTTGTTATTGCGCCGGTTCTCCTTATCCTTTATTATTCTTTTTTTAATGTTGAAGGTCAGTTTACGTTTGAGAATTACGAGAAATTTTTCACTCCGGTTTATTTGAAGATGACTGTAAGTTCGTTCTGGTATGCCTTTTTAATTACGGCTTTTTCCTTGCTTATCGCCTATCCGACAGCGTATTTGCTGACGAGAACAAAGCATAAACAGCTGTGGCTGTTGCTTATTATTTTACCATCATGGATTAATTTGCTGCTTAAAGCTTACGCATTTCTCGGTATTTTTGGTACATACGGACCGGCGAACGCACTGCTGGAAGTGTTCGGAATCGGAACACAGCAAATTTTGTTCACCGACTTCAGCTTTGTTTTCGTTTCGGTGTACATTTTTATTCCGTTTATGATATTACCTATTTTTAATTCGCTGGAAGAGTTAAACCCGTCTTTTATTGATGCGGCGCGCGATCTTGGGGCATCGGCGTGGACAACATTTCGACGCGTGATTTTCCCACTGACACTCGATGGGGTGAAATCAGGTTGCCAGGCGGTCTTTATACCGGCATTATCTTTATTTATGATTACCCGCCTGATTGCAGGAAATCGTGTGATTACACTTGGGACTGCGATTGAACAGCATTTTCTCGTCACGCAGGATTGGGGTATGGGATCAACCATTGCCGTCTTTCTCATTATTGCGATGGCGATTATTATGATTCTAACAGGAAATCGGAAGTGA
- a CDS encoding iron-hydroxamate ABC transporter substrate-binding protein, translating into MKKKYMSFGLIALLTLMLTACGTNNEASTTNVAGNTAEKKAGEAASKETRTIHYLGKEYTVPAKTERIVIAGSMESMEDSVVLDVQPTGGITVGGKFPPIFAKVTGSTVPIGEKMQPNIEAILKLKPDVILGSTKFPADAAEKFKKIAPTILVSHVSANWEDNLRLLAELTGKQEKAEQILQKYKDDVALAKTKLGESIKDKKVVVIRLRSGNINIYPEKVFFNSSLYADLGFTAPKEVKAAKAQEMISLEKFSEMNPDYLFVQFSGDENKDHPKALEELQNNPIWQSINAVKNGKVFVNVVDPLAQGGTAWSKINFLQAAVEKLSKP; encoded by the coding sequence ATGAAGAAGAAATATATGAGTTTCGGTCTTATTGCTTTATTGACTTTAATGTTGACAGCTTGCGGTACGAATAATGAAGCGTCAACGACAAACGTAGCAGGGAATACAGCGGAAAAGAAAGCAGGTGAAGCTGCATCGAAGGAAACAAGGACCATTCATTACCTAGGCAAAGAATATACTGTTCCTGCAAAGACGGAGCGAATTGTAATTGCCGGTAGCATGGAATCGATGGAAGATTCAGTTGTGCTTGATGTTCAGCCGACTGGGGGCATTACTGTAGGTGGAAAATTCCCGCCTATCTTTGCTAAAGTTACAGGCTCTACTGTACCGATAGGAGAGAAAATGCAGCCTAACATCGAAGCAATCCTGAAGCTCAAACCGGATGTTATTCTGGGAAGCACCAAGTTTCCTGCGGATGCCGCAGAAAAATTCAAGAAAATTGCCCCTACAATTCTTGTTTCCCATGTATCTGCCAATTGGGAAGACAACCTTCGTTTGCTGGCAGAACTGACTGGTAAACAAGAGAAGGCAGAACAAATCTTGCAGAAATATAAGGACGATGTTGCATTGGCCAAGACAAAGTTAGGAGAAAGCATCAAGGATAAAAAAGTTGTCGTCATCCGACTTAGAAGCGGTAATATCAACATTTATCCGGAAAAGGTGTTCTTTAATTCTTCGTTATATGCGGATTTAGGATTTACTGCACCGAAAGAAGTGAAAGCTGCTAAAGCACAGGAAATGATTTCACTGGAGAAGTTCAGTGAAATGAATCCGGATTACTTGTTTGTACAATTCTCTGGAGATGAGAATAAAGATCATCCGAAAGCGCTGGAAGAATTGCAAAACAATCCGATTTGGCAGAGCATCAATGCAGTGAAAAACGGCAAAGTATTCGTCAATGTTGTCGATCCGCTTGCACAGGGCGGTACAGCATGGAGTAAAATCAACTTCCTGCAAGCGGCTGTTGAGAAGCTGTCCAAACCATAA